In a genomic window of Scheffersomyces stipitis CBS 6054 chromosome 4, complete sequence:
- a CDS encoding predicted protein yields the protein MSEAVRKARFKNTVIEYDLFRAILSDDIYIEEPIEEKNAEEKGRQPENEVQDEEPHTRNVPLYAELLDIEIDEDVSIHELYLVNNTDPSVTETHLVIIHGYMAALGYFVKNVEPLLKSQPGLRLHVIDLPGFGNSSRPTFPKEFLTEPKTKAEKIKQIVDIENWFIDKLECWRKKRGIKKFKLVGHSMGAYLSCCYLMKYNKASDKVVDEFIAVSPMGTESSYNSLLNNKKHQKNYHGDEIDPFREIVDFDEEDVVTDELRSLWESLGQPKFPKNYILEKIWKYNKSPFQILQNFGPFYSKILSYWSYKRFRNLKTNEDEASNSSLDLILKLHSYSYSIFNQYQGSGEIAITKFINHEILARLPLCDRGLVEYLNETLVKSLWVYGDKDWMNQKGGLYIHDKLKEINPEISDFKIIEDAGHHIYLDNPESFNKTCIDFFHLCA from the exons ATGCTGGAAGCTGTTCGAAAGGCACGCTTCAAGAATACTGTCATCGAGTACGATCTTTTTCGGGCCATTCTTCTGGACGACATCTACATAGAAGAGCCTATAGAGGAAAAGAatgcagaagaaaaaggaCGACAGCCAGAAAATGAAGTGCAAGATGAGGAACCACATACCAGGAACGTTCCGCTTTATGctgaacttcttgatattgaaaTCGACGAAGATGTCTCCATTCATGAGCTCTATCTAGTTAATAATACAGACCCATCTGTGACGGAAACTCATCTCGTAATTATCCATGGGTATATGGCAGCCTTGGGGTATTTTGTCAAGAATGTCGAACCGTTGCTCAAATCTCAACCAGGGCTTCGTCTACACGTCATCGACTTGCCTGGCTTTGGAAATTCCTCTAGACCTACTTTCCCTAAAGAGTTCTTGACAGAGCCAAAAACTAAAGCAGAAAAGATTAAACAGATTGTAGATATCGAAAACTGGTTTATTGATAAACTAGAGTGCTGGAGAAAGAAACGTGGAATCAAAAAATTCAAACTAGTGGGCCATTCCATGGGTGCGTACTTGTCCTGCTGCTACTTGATGAAATATAATAAGGCACTGGATAAAGTAGTAGACGAATTTATAGCTGTCAGTCCTATGGGCACGGAGTCAAGTTATAATAGTTTGCTTAATAACAAAAAGCACCAGAAGAATTATCATGGAGACGAAATCGATCCTTTCAGAGAAATTGTCGAttttgacgaagaagatgtagtGACAGATGAACTTAGGTCACTTTGGGAGAGCTTGGGACAGCCTAAGTTTCCCAAAAATTACATTCTCGAGAAGATATGGAAATACAACAAATCACCGTTCcaaattctccaaaattTCGGACCCTTCTACTCAAAAATATTATCCTATTGGTCCTATAAACGATTTAGAAACCTTAAGACTAATGAGGATGAGGCT TCTAATTCTTCCCTAGACTTAATTCTTAAACTTCACAGTTATTCATATTCCATTTTCAACCAATACCAGGGCTCAGGAGAAATAGCCATTACCAAATTCATTAACCATGAGATCTTGGCTCGTTTACCTCTCTGTGATCGTGGTCTAGTCGAGTATTTGAACGAAACATTAGTTAAAAGTTTATGGGTATATGGCGACAAGGATTGGATGAACCAAAAGGGTGGGTTATATATTCATGATAAACTAAAGGAAATAAACCCAGAGATTTCAGACTTTAAAATTATCGAAGATGCGGGGCATCACATTTACTTGGATAATCCTGAAAGTTTTAACAAGACGTGTATagatttttttcacttgtGTGCTTAA
- a CDS encoding predicted protein (go_function damaged DNA binding; ATP binding~go_process mismatch repair; DNA metabolism), with protein sequence SKTLTPLEKQIRELRESHKDKVLVIQIGYKYKMFGDDAKLGSKILDIMYIRGGDDGTRDEFSYCSFPDFKLHINLKRLLTHGLKIGVVKQLESAIVKTVEKSSKSSDLMKREITGVYTRGTYMGDEYVQSSGNSADTESPYYIICINEINQKELSMVAVQPKTGDIVQDTFKDGLNRDELETRLMYLNPSEVIVLSSEQPSVETLKTIRLVASDVQLLPRKRKGEDEVFNGLIEFFDSIDNGKYKHLGDYFSVNFSKHIQSCFYELINYLSEFKLSNVFTIPDNISNFTNSRKYMVLPNNTLYALEIFQNYTNPASQKGTLIWLLNHTRTRFGNRLLNKWVSKPLIEKEKIEERLLAIEDLTGDFNNVVDALKIQLDKMGKSLDLEELLMKTHYAATYNLDKINRRDIYNMLDCFQSVLESMNRFEKGITEFSKTKKSPLLTNILLELSEMSKTTVVSNLLNKINRSYVMNESKDPEEQVTQFFNLDNHNWEDIRSEFSELDKIEKLFEEELLNIRRVLKRPQLQYITNNKEPYLIEVRNGKQVDELPTDFHRINGTTTVSRFRSERTAQLYIKKQYHKEKLLVNCNVAFNDFLKEIDEQYEFFSKIVKNLSVFDCLLSLTAASLASKNTRPILVDQQLIEVQKGRNPIIESLHNRNDYVPNDIDICYDNKVLIITGPNMGGKSSYVKQVALLVIMSQIGCYIPCDRATLGVFDSIFIRMGASDNILKGNSTFMNEMLECSNIIHGISNKSLVILDEIGRGTGTSDGIALAYSILRYLIESPLRPLVLFITHYPSLHVLEDSFPTVVTNYHMGFQQIHKDDNDFPEIIFLYNLVKGVINNSYGLNVAKLAGLPVSVISGAHRVSESLKYKVEIQQKEQFTMKFGSILQMLKKDEINSNNILELENLFSYI encoded by the coding sequence TCCAAGACTTTGACCCCTCTCGAGAAGCAAATTCGTGAATTGCGCGAAAGTCACAAAGACAAAGTGCTAGTAATACAAATAGGGtacaagtacaagatgTTTGGTGATGATGCCAAACTTGGATCTAAAATATTGGACATTATGTATATCAGAGGTGGAGATGATGGAACCAGAGATGAATTTTCGTattgttcttttcctgACTTCAAATTGCATATCAATCTCAAGCGGCTTCTTACCCATGGGCTCAAGATAGGCGTAGTCAAACAATTGGAGTCCGCCATTGTAAAGACTGTAGAAAAGTCGTCAAAGTCTTCTGATTTgatgaaaagagaaattACAGGAGTTTACACGAGAGGAACGTATATGGGAGACGAATATGTTCAATCTTCTGGTAATTCAGCAGATACAGAGTCTCCGTATTACATCATTTGCATAAATGAGATTAATCAGAAAGAACTATCTATGGTAGCAGTTCAACCAAAGACAGGAGATATCGTACAAGACACTTTTAAAGACGGTCTCAATAGAGACGAATTGGAAACACGGCTCATGTATCTCAATCCTAGTGAGGTTATTGTACTTAGTAGCGAACAGCCGAGTGTAGAGACCTTGAAAACAATAAGGCTTGTAGCCAGTGACGTCCAATTACTTcccagaaagagaaagggagaagatgaagtatTCAATGGACTCATTGAGTTCTTTGACTCAATAGATAACGGCAAGTACAAACATTTGGGAGACTACTTTTCGGTTAATTTCTCCAAACACATTCAATCGTGCTTTTATGAACTTATTAATTACCTTCTGGAATTCAAGTTGAGTAATGTTTTCACCATTCCTGACAATATTAGCAACTTTACAAACTCAAGAAAATACATGGTTTTGCCAAATAATACCCTCTATGCCTTGGAAATCTTCCAAAACTATACTAATCCCGCAAGCCAAAAGGGAACATTGATATGGTTGCTTAATCATACGAGAACGAGGTTTGGCAATAGATTGCTCAACAAATGGGTATCAAAACCTTtaattgaaaaagagaaaatagaagaaagattgcttgcaattgaagatttgacAGGAGATTTTAACAACGTTGTAGATGCCCTCAAGATTCAATTGGATAAAATGGGCAAATCGCTTGATTTAGAGGAGTTGCTCATGAAGACTCACTATGCAGCAACATATAATTtagacaagatcaacagAAGAGATATCTACAATATGTTAGATTGTTTCCAGAGCGTACTCGAATCAATGAatagatttgaaaaaggGATTACCGAATTttccaaaaccaaaaagTCACCGTTATTGACGAATATACTTCTAGAGCTTCTGGAAATGTCCAAAACTACAGTCGTttccaatttgttgaacaaaataAACCGTTCCTATGTAATGAACGAGTCAAAAGATCCCGAGGAACAAGTGACACAGTTTTTCAACCTTGACAATCATAACTGGGAGGATATAAGATCTGAGTTCTCCGAACTAGataagattgaaaaattatttgaagaagaattatTAAATATTAGACGGGTGCTAAAACGACCACAATTACAATACATTACAAACAACAAGGAGCCTTACTTGATTGAGGTAAGAAACGGAAAGCAGGTAGATGAGCTACCAACAGATTTTCATCGTATCAATGGAACAACCACTGTTTCTAGATTCAGATCAGAGAGGACTGCGCAATTGTATATCAAGAAGCAATATCACAAGGAAAAACTTCTTGTCAATTGTAACGTAGCATTcaatgatttcttgaaggaaataGATGAACAATATGAGTTCTTCAGTAAGATCGTCAAAAACTTGTCTGTCTTCGACTGTTTATTATCTCTCACAGCAGCAAGTTTAGCATCCAAGAATACTCGTCCAATTTTGGTGGATCAGCAGTTaattgaagttcagaaaGGTCGTAATCCGATTATTGAATCATTGCACAACAGGAACGACTATGTACCTAATGATATCGACATATGTTATGACAATAAGGTCTTGATCATCACCGGACCAAATATGGGAGGTAAGTCTTCGTATGTCAAACAAGTTGCCCTACTTGTTATTATGCTGCAGATTGGCTGTTATATTCCTTGTGACAGGGCCACTTTAGGAGTATTTGACTCTATTTTTATTCGTATGGGAGCTAGCgacaacatcttgaaggGTAATTCTACATTCATGAATGAGATGTTAGAGTGTAGTAATATCATTCATGGAATATCCAATAAGTCGTTGGTAATTCTTGACGAAATCGGAAGAGGTACTGGAACAAGTGACGGGATTGCTTTAGCgtattcaattcttcgttACTTAATAGAATCTCCACTACGGCCATTGGTATTGTTCATTACACATTATCCTTCCCTTCATGTGCTTGAAGATTCCTTCCCTACCGTCGTGACTAACTACCATATGGGCTTTCAACAAATCCATAAAGACGATAACGATTTTCCTGAAATCATattcttgtacaacttggTCAAAGGAGTTATCAATAATCTGTATGGGTTGAATGTAGCGAAATTGGCAGGTTTACCAGTATCGGTAATTTCTGGTGCTCATAGAGTCAGCGAGCTGCTCAAGTATAAAGTAGAGATTCAGCAGAAGGAACAATTTACTATGAAGTTCGGCTCTATATTacagatgttgaagaaggacgaGATAAACTCCAACAATATTCTCGAGCTTGAAAATCTATTTCTGTACATCTGA
- the AVO2 gene encoding TOR2 binding protein codes for MLEPQQRLRNAVIEGNLPIARRLMSRFPELWLNVDSGHNGWSNLHYAAYNGNYLICFHLISYINNHLGSLQSQYTSLDLLTFDELTVLHLAVVNHHSQTLHYLLQEFPGRLWLNFAGGKLKQTPLHYCCIHGFTEGVNLLMDYGANWELQDVNGDTCLHLCFQYGHFECIRAIYKFVVLNYKDKEKSSAKLTEFEKMKNKKGWVGQDYSSSFDLLSQYKSLKRELFALNFDFQESIALTDISSSNSSFLNLPNRSQTSLTENKILSSPIVPVSQSSLKTTEEDPETPTTSDYPVGARAHSQSLPGSATVPEFTSTKQKSAANRSRSNTTYTYKPPNPINTNSMVVSPRTALPPNTPKVSKAPSLKSVTISPSIRNNQDVPTSPQSALSSNSSTNNSPINHSNGGGTRKKSHSFSKPSGSYQLTSMNVSASSIAAKLAFNSSRSSLETSNSPRRRPSLSISTNDVMHSSASSKSRSRSGSDERSPHHLRKTKSSGKLPSASLTPTVEKQGGSLDSSSYNNSSTSVNLESGRRANINSISFSRIR; via the exons ATGCTAGAGCCACAGCAACGTCTAAGAAATGCCGTAATCGAGGGAAATCTACCCATAGCCCGAAGGCTCATGAGCCGGTTTCCCGAGCTCTGGCTAAATGTCGATTCTGGTCATAATGGCTGGTCCAATCTCCATTACGCGGCCTATAACGGAAATTATCTTATCTGTTTTCATTTGATATCCTACATCAACAACCATTTAGGCTCACTTCAAAGCCAGTACACGCTGCTAGATTTGCTCACATTTGACGAGCTCACAGTACTTCACTTAGCAGTCGTAAATCACCATTCACAAACGCTTCATTATCTCCTACAGGAGTTTCCAGGCAGGCTCTGGCTCAATTTTGCAGGGGGAAAGTTGAAGCAAACACCTCTTCATTACTGCTGCATTCACGGATTCACAGAAGGAGTTAATTTACTCATGGATTACGGTGCAAATTGGGAGTTACAGGACGTAAACGGTGATACTTGTCTACACTTGTGCTTTCAGTATGGCCATTTTGAGTGTATCCGTGCCATATACAAGTTTGTTGTTCTAAACTAcaaagataaagaaaagtCTCTGGCCAAACTCACTGAGTTtgaaaaaatgaaaaacaaaaaagGCTGGGTCGGCCAGGACTACTCATCCAGTTTCGATTTATTAAGCCAGTATAAGCTGCTAAAACGTGAACTCTTTGCACTTAACTTCGATTTTCAGGAGTCAATTGCTCTTACTGATATCAGTTCATCCAActcttcattcttgaacttgcCAAATCGGTCACAAACGTCTCTTACTGAGAATAAGATCTTATCTAGCCCAATTGTTCCTGTTTCTCAGTCTCTGTTAAAGACAACAGAAGAGGATCCAGAGACTCCTACAACCTCAGATTACCCC GTAGGTGCTCGAGCTCATTCTCAGTCACTTCCAGGATCTGCAACAGTTCCAGAATTCACTTCTACTAAACAGAAATCTGCAGCAAACAGATCTAGATCAAACACAACATATACCTACAAACCACCTAACCCCATAAACACCAATAGCATGGTCGTATCACCGAGAACTGCCCTACCACCAAACACTCCCAAAGTCAGCAAAGCACCTTCGTTGAAATCTGTAACAATATCGCCTTCTATCAGAAACAACCAGGACGTTCCCACTTCGCCACAATCTGCGCTCTCTAGTAACTCCTCTACGAATAATTCTCCTATTAACCACAGTAATGGTGGAGGGACAAGGAAAAAGAGCCATTCGTTTTCGAAACCCAGTGGTTCATACCAATTGACGTCAATGAATGT TTCCG CTTCGTCTATTGCTGCGAAATTGGCCTTtaacagcagcagaagttCGCTAGAAACGCTGAACAGTCCTCGAAGACGGCCCTCGCTTTCTATTTCCACCAATGACGTTATGCACTCCAGTGCTAGTAGTAAAAGTCGAAGCAGAAGTGGAAGCGACGAGAGATCGCCGCATCATTTACGGAAGACAAAATCGTCGGGTAAGCTACCCTCGGCGCTGTTAACTCCTACGGTGGAAAAGCAGGGAGGGTCtcttgattcttcttcatacaACAACAGCTCGACTTCGGTCAATCTTGAAAGCGGGCGCAGAGCCAACATCAATAGTATTAGTTTCAGCAGGATAAGGTAG
- a CDS encoding predicted protein (go_component integral to membrane~go_function molecular function unknown), with the protein MCYCISDCVMIVLSVLFPPLPVWIRRGFCSSDSLINILLCILGYFPGLIHSWYIIAKYPPYSSETKVFYVYRSDLENQTPRGSDHHVHIHQHCEQQPQRQQAQKPIVNQPLCVETPQPQYGAVTEGSSSGAPPAYTEFDNKNQH; encoded by the coding sequence ATGTGCTACTGTATTTCCGACTGTGTGATGATCGTTCTTTCGGTCTTATTCCCTCCCTTGCCGGTATGGATTAGAAGAGGTTTCTGTTCGTCAGATTCGCTCATTAACATCTTATTATGTATCCTAGGCTATTTCCCTGGTTTGATCCACTCGTGGTACATCATCGCCAAATATCCGCCTTACAGCTCTGAAACGAAGGTGTTCTATGTATATAGGAGCGACTTGGAAAACCAGACGCCCAGAGGTTCTGATCACCATGTGCATATTCACCAGCACTGCGAACAGCAACCACAACGCCAGCAAGCCCAAAAGCCAATCGTCAACCAGCCCTTATGTGTAGAAACCCCTCAACCTCAATATGGTGCTGTCACAGAAGGTTCGTCGTCTGGTGCCCCTCCTGCTTACACAGAAttcgacaacaagaacCAGCATTGA
- a CDS encoding transcriptional activator of amino acid biosynthetic genes (go_component nucleus~go_function DNA binding~go_process regulation of transcription, DNA-dependent) — MSASTTIPMIMSADSMFESADMFIPHNEQVANPFEEEVAAISRKNAELDLSSALPNERQSETSPFNIHSAVLDSVFSNVLDEHDNIQDHTPMFDELDFIVDGAKVNSKDDWVSLFGPAADSDAQIISLDADIEDSLVKKEDLDDALLDLSVPSVAPPEQSQLITPNPSSNLPTPLLDSHSKSRTSAPSKKVDHLGCVTYSKKQRTQPLVPIDIDDSADPITLKRAKNTEAARRSRARKMERMNQLETKVEELIHEKSTLELEVLRLKEMLLANGIKP, encoded by the exons ATGTCCGCTTCTACTACTATTCCTATGATCATGTCTGCTGATTCCATGTTTGAATCTGCAGATATGTTTATTCCCCACAACGAGCAAGTCGCCAACCCCttcgaagaagaggttGCCGCAATCAGTCGCAAGAATGCTGAACTCGACTTGAGTTCGGCCTTGCCAAATGAGAGACAGTCAGAGACGTCTCCATTTAACATCCATTCAGCCGTGTTGGACTCCGTGTTCTCCAACGTGTTGGATGAGCATGACAACATCCAAGACCATACTCCTATGTTTGACGAACTCGACTTCATAGTCGATGGAGCCAAGGTCAACCTGAAGGATGACTGGGTGTCCTTGTTTGGCCCTGCTGCCGACTCGGATGCACAGATAATCTCTTTAGATGCAGACATTGAAGACAGCTTggtcaagaaggaagattTGGACGATGCccttttggacttgtcTGTTCCTTCGGTTGCACCA CCCGAACAGTCGCAGCTAATCACTCCCAACCCCTCTTCAAACTTGCCTACTCCACTTTTGGATTCCCATAGTAAGAGTAGAACAAGTGCTCCTTCAAAGAAGGTCGACCATTTGGGTTGTGTCACTTACTCCAAAAAGCAAAGAACACAGCCTTTGGTTCCTATTGATATCGACGATAGTGCCGACCCTATCACTCTCAAGCGTGCTAAGAACACTGAGGCTGCTAGAAGGTCTCGTGCTAGAAAgatggaaagaatgaaCCAATTGGAGACCAAGGTAGAAGAGTTAATCCATGAAAAGTCCACCTTGGAATTGGAGGTACTCAGATTGAAGGAGATGTTGTTGGCCAACGGCATTAAGCCATAG
- a CDS encoding predicted protein: MAGHIAKYLRHAPVAKPHVDLKIKWASKLLGGTMWFYIFYRIKEDGPVMFGQKLPFEH; encoded by the coding sequence ATGGCTGGACACATTGCCAAATATCTCCGTCATGCACCTGTAGCCAAACCCCACGTTgacttgaagatcaaatgggcttccaagttgttgggGGGTACCATGTGGTTTTACATTTTCTACAGAATCAAGGAAGATGGACCTGTAATGTTTGGCCAAAAGTTGCCATTTGAACATTAG
- a CDS encoding predicted protein encodes MSSLSFNVSYNSITKKVTVPRSNTVQQLIAVSLDKFSINSGKYGGQLYHNNKLLESSLSLRLANLINNSKLTLKTTNLAASAQQINVKLMISSDSEGTKQIINKVDSNATLLELLQQFETSENIQLLTKPSQLGILSVTYPSDSYSSTRLGSLVGNVSNVVIRFNYTMGVDTAKLKQQEQQESVKLQLKQQQERIARQREEERAKAQKELELQKQQEQDQALKEEEEEEETPEPTESIIETKEKPSIPSSTINADSILEKESYQFQTPQIEETPLLFVPGNSNSALYENPDEDYEMTVSQAKTYQQLIQNSGKKRKAKQINKPVRLLIRVKFPDRSILQINFVNDVDTIKLGHLVKKIDGLLKPEYINHYNIKAGYPPQTIPLNFENNNTFLVDIPDFQSERIVLIWELSDGAPSKNGPFLNEQLIEDVKTSTDLPEVVLESHRGELPDDAHTKTRTSGQGSEAKSESKGKLVPKWLKFK; translated from the coding sequence ATGTCGTCGCTTTCGTTCAATGTCTCGTACAATTCCATTACGAAAAAAGTGACTGTTCCGAGATCCAATACTGTTCAACAGCTCATTGCCGTGAGTTTGGACAAGTTTTCTATCAATTCAGGCAAGTATGGGGGCCAATTATACCACAACAATAAATTGCTAGAATCGTCTTTATCGCTTCGTCTCGCAAATTTGATTAACAACTCCAAATTGACGCTTAAAACGACGAATTTGGCTGCATCTGCTCAGCAAATCAATGTAAAATTGATGATTTCCAGCGATTCTGAAGGTACAAAACAGATTATCAATAAAGTGGACAGTAATGCAACTCTTCTTGAGTTATTGCAGCAATTTGAAACGAGCGAAAATATCCAATTGTTGACGAAACCAAGTCAATTGGGTATTTTGAGTGTGACGTATCCTTCTGATAGCTACTCTTCTACCAGATTAGGTTCGCTTGTAGGTAATGTGTCGAATGTAGTAATCAGATTCAACTACACTATGGGTGTAGATACAGCAAAATTGAAACAGCAGGAACAGCAGGAATCAGTAAAGTTGCAATTGaaacaacagcaagaaAGGATCGCTAGACAGAgagaggaagaaagagccaagGCACAAAAAGAATTAGAATTACAGAAACAGCAAGAGCAAGATCAGGCattgaaggaagaggaggaagaggaagagacTCCGGAACCTACTGAAAGTATCATAGAAACAAAAGAGAAgccttcaattccttcttctactaTTAATGCTGATTCTATATTAGAAAAAGAATCGTACCAATTTCAGACTCCACAAATTGAGGAAACTCCGCTACTCTTTGTACCCGGCAACTCCAATTCTGCCTTATATGAGAATCCAGATGAAGATTACGAGATGACGGTATCTCAGGCAAAGACGTACCAGCAGCTAATCCaaaattctggaaagaagagaaaagcCAAGCAAATCAATAAACCTGTGAGGCTCTTAATTAGAGTCAAATTTCCAGATCGGTCTATTTTACAGATTAATTTTGTAAATGATGTCGACACCATAAAGTTGGGACATTTGGTTAAGAAAATCGATGGCTTGTTGAAACCAGAATATATCAATCATTATAATATTAAGGCGGGATACCCCCCACAAACGATTCCATTGAACTTTGAAAACAACAATACGTTTTTGGTAGATATTCCCGATTTTCAGAGCGAGAGAATCGTGTTAATCTGGGAGCTCTCGGACGGTGCACCTAGTAAGAATGGACCGTTCTTGAATGAGCAGCTTATTGAGGATGTTAAGACATCAACGGATTTACCTGAAGTAGTTCTTGAAAGTCATAGGGGAGAATTACCTGATGATGCGCATACTaaaacaagaacttctggACAAGGATCTGAGGCCAAATCAGAGAGTAAGGGTAAACTAGTTCCTAAGTGGTTGAAGTTTAAGTGA
- a CDS encoding predicted protein has translation MTDSYRILTISDIQGNLHAIPELYNQELQKGNPIDAIIHTGNFGFWDNDTIDEYKDLSYLKQIVAFSEVLEPEIVEELNNITAITIPAPTPMHIPALMFRSKLAESHNSISQFSMYLKGEFRFPCPVYTIFGPLDDPKIVEKIHSKEYVVSNLFLIDHTHNWEIVTPLESQPNIRLYGIGGTLKIHSLFDNGNLNYASCSGKVGELWITLIQVAELYINFMNTSTYDPTSNSPTSSGTINIFVSHAPVIKMPLLEHLAIITGADFTISQGLHFRYPVMGNGMSFVDSMGGSAGYIENYRSKFSRLRMILGELWLIIKDELLELLVSNEVPITAQRETLRNLIEVGLSLFDKIPISINDSIDKIIPLSLQQEFEEDLATNKRILKKINDFYFQAYYNLWHFNLCDHLSTPHASIRSSPHEYNVMIFKLDKAGNFKLDHSNSQGFNFNFKVQENKNSAGESDVLEEDNQYDRANSSFSGIEYSPKTGIKKPLLRASGDLDPDAELDEDELRDEDNIEDYERTKQFINSTRFYRGRIRGGGGRGNSFRGNKFRGRGRP, from the exons ATGACCGATTCGTACCGGATATTGACTATCTCCGATATCCAGGGCAATCTCCATGCCATTCCCGAGCTCTATAACCAGGAGCTCCAGAAAGGGAATCCTATAGATGCTATTATCCACACAGGCAATTTCGGGTTCTGGGACAACGACACCATTGACGAGTATAAAGACCTCAGCTATTTGAAGCAGATTGTGGCGTTTCTGGAAGTGCTAGAGCCAGAAATCGTAGAAGAACTCAACAACATCA CAGCAATAACAATTCCAGCACCAACTCCAATGCATATTCCAGCACTAATG TTTCGGCTGAAGCTCGCTGAATCGCACAACTCCATAAGTCAATTCTCGATGTACTTGAAAGGCGAATTTCGGTTCCCCTGCCCCGTTTACACCATTTTTGGTCCCCTTGATGACCCTAAAATCGTAGAAAAGATCCACAGCAAGGAGTATGTAGTTTcgaacttgttcttgattgaCCATACCCACAACTGGGAGATCGTTACTCCTCTTGAGTCGCAACCTAACATCAGATTGTACGGAATTGGGGGAACTCTCAAGATCCACAGTCTCTTTGACAATGGCAACCTCAATTACGCTTCCTGTAGCGGTAAAGTTGGCGAGTTGTGGATCACGTTGATCCAAGTAGCGGAATTGTacatcaacttcatgaaCACCAGCACTTATGATCCTACATCTAATTCGCCTACATCTTCTGGTACGATCAATATCTTTGTGAGCCATGCTCCCGTAATTAAGATGCCTCTATTGGAGCATTTGGCGATCATTACCGGTGCTGACTTCACCATTAGTCAAGGCTTACATTTCAGGTATCCAGTTATGGGGAACGGTATGAGTTTTGTAGATAGTATGGGAGGTTCAGCTGGGTATATCGAGAACTACCGGTCCAAATTTTCTCGTCTTCGTATGATTCTTGGCGAGTTGTGGCTCATCATAAAAGATgaattgttggagttaTTGGTATCCAACGAAGTTCCCATCACAGCACAGCGAGAAACGCTTCGAAACCTAATAGAAGTAGGCCTCAGTCTTTTCGACAAAATCCCCATTTCCATCAACGATTCAATTGACAAAATCATTCCGTTAAGTTTACAgcaagaatttgaagaagacctTGCAACCAACAAGCGtatattgaagaagattaaCGATTTCTACTTCCAGGCCTACTACAACTTGTGGCACTTCAACCTCTGTGACCATCTCTCGACGCCTCATGCCAGCATTCGTCTGTCTCCCCACGAGTATAATGTAATGATCTTCAAGCTAGATAAGGCTGGGAACTTCAAGCTAGACCATTCAAATAGTCAAGggttcaatttcaacttcaaggtTCAGGAAAACAAAAATTCCGCAGGAGAAAGCGACGTACTCGAAGAGGATA ACCAGTACGACAGGGCCAACTCCAGTTTCTCAGGCATAGAGTACTCGCCCAAAACAGGCATCAAGAAACCATTACTAAGAGCATCTGGCGATTTGGATCCAGACGCTGAACTAGACGAGGACGAACTCAGAGATGAGGATAATATAGAAGACTACGAGAGAACCAAACAGTTTATCAACTCAACAAGGTTCTACAGAGGCA GAATACGTGGCGGCGGAGGAAGAGGTAATTCGTTCCGCGGGAACAAGTTCCGTGGCCGTGGCAGACCTTAA